A single genomic interval of Brevundimonas diminuta harbors:
- a CDS encoding aspartate/glutamate racemase family protein, translated as MSKILGVIGGMGPAATVAFLTRVQALTPADGDADHIRVVMDMNPQVPDRNTRPGEAEVVLGQMAEGLAAAGAEVIAMPCNTAHAQAGAIRAACEAKSLRFIDMIAATADAAAASGAKRIGVLATPGGERLYIEALAARGIETALLEGADRDAFMGLVYGVKRGEVGKAARVGMLRLAQTLVDAGAHGLIAGCTEVPLLLRAEHAPIPLTDSAEVLAQACVKACRV; from the coding sequence ATGAGCAAGATCCTGGGCGTGATCGGCGGCATGGGACCGGCGGCGACGGTGGCGTTCCTGACGCGGGTGCAGGCGCTGACGCCGGCGGACGGGGACGCCGACCACATCCGGGTGGTGATGGATATGAACCCCCAGGTGCCCGATCGCAACACGCGGCCGGGCGAGGCCGAGGTGGTGCTGGGGCAGATGGCCGAGGGGCTGGCGGCGGCCGGGGCCGAGGTGATCGCCATGCCCTGCAACACCGCCCATGCCCAGGCGGGAGCCATCCGCGCGGCGTGCGAGGCGAAGAGCCTGCGCTTCATCGACATGATCGCGGCGACGGCGGACGCGGCGGCGGCGTCAGGCGCCAAGCGGATCGGCGTGCTGGCGACGCCGGGGGGCGAGCGGCTTTACATTGAGGCGCTGGCGGCGCGCGGTATCGAGACGGCGCTGTTGGAGGGTGCGGACCGCGACGCCTTCATGGGCCTGGTCTATGGGGTCAAGCGCGGCGAGGTCGGCAAGGCGGCGCGGGTAGGGATGTTGCGGCTGGCTCAGACCCTGGTGGACGCGGGCGCGCACGGGCTGATCGCCGGCTGCACGGAGGTGCCGCTGCTGCTGAGGGCCGAACATGCGCCGATCCCCCTGACGGATTCGGCCGAGGTGCTGGCTCAGGCGTGCGTGAAGGCGTGTCGGGTGTAA
- a CDS encoding Crp/Fnr family transcriptional regulator, giving the protein MNRLSSGNRLIQGMNPDDRDALLAIATPVEFAPGHVFSEPDDPIEHLHFIDSGFCSSVAVLEDGRTVETVMIGREGVLGVVASVVPHHAHTRSVAQVAGTARRVDAAKCRALSAQRPGVRDAIADYMARLQGELEQSAACNALHHAGQRFAKWLLRCHDRVEGDTLNLTQEYLASMLGSQRTTVNEAAQGLQKAGAIVYSRGRITVLDRAALERAACECYRRGDDLQP; this is encoded by the coding sequence ATGAACCGCCTTTCGTCCGGCAACCGCTTGATCCAGGGAATGAACCCCGACGATCGCGACGCACTCCTCGCCATAGCCACGCCGGTGGAATTCGCGCCCGGCCATGTGTTCAGCGAGCCTGACGACCCCATCGAACATCTGCATTTCATCGACAGCGGCTTCTGCTCGTCGGTCGCGGTGCTGGAAGACGGCCGGACCGTGGAGACCGTCATGATCGGGCGCGAGGGCGTGCTGGGCGTCGTCGCCTCGGTCGTGCCGCACCATGCCCACACCCGCAGCGTGGCTCAGGTCGCCGGGACGGCGCGCCGGGTGGACGCCGCCAAGTGCCGCGCCTTGTCGGCTCAGCGGCCGGGCGTGCGCGACGCCATCGCCGACTACATGGCGCGGCTTCAGGGCGAGTTGGAGCAGTCGGCGGCCTGCAACGCCCTGCATCACGCTGGCCAGCGGTTCGCCAAATGGCTGTTGCGCTGCCACGATCGGGTCGAGGGCGACACCCTGAACCTGACGCAGGAGTATCTGGCCTCCATGCTGGGCTCGCAGCGGACCACGGTGAACGAGGCGGCGCAGGGGCTTCAGAAGGCGGGCGCCATCGTCTATTCGCGCGGTCGCATCACGGTGCTGGATCGGGCGGCCCTGGAGCGGGCGGCATGCGAATGCTACCGCCGGGGCGACGACCTGCAGCCCTAA
- a CDS encoding BLUF domain-containing protein yields the protein MSLNLERVLYTSRARGNSDSLMMQVDILATSQRNNARDELTGALLIHDGRFLQVLEGAAQDLDRLMTRLAGDPRHDEVVVIERKPIPARGFSGWAMASVRVTPALEETLRATVDGAGAPQQTVERMQDAVLAQAA from the coding sequence ATGAGCCTGAACCTGGAACGCGTCCTCTACACCAGCCGCGCGCGGGGCAATTCGGACAGCCTGATGATGCAGGTGGACATCCTGGCCACCTCGCAGCGGAACAATGCGCGCGACGAGCTGACCGGGGCGCTGCTGATCCACGACGGGCGGTTCCTGCAGGTGCTGGAGGGCGCGGCGCAGGATCTGGACCGGCTGATGACGCGGCTGGCGGGCGATCCGCGCCATGACGAGGTGGTGGTGATCGAGCGCAAGCCGATCCCGGCGCGCGGCTTTTCCGGCTGGGCCATGGCCAGCGTGCGCGTGACCCCGGCGCTGGAGGAGACGCTGCGGGCCACGGTGGACGGCGCCGGCGCGCCTCAGCAGACGGTCGAGCGGATGCAGGACGCGGTGCTGGCCCAGGCGGCCTGA
- a CDS encoding D-cysteine desulfhydrase, protein MHLARFARIRLAHLPTPLEPLPRLSEELGLDLWIKRDDCTGLAGGGNKTRKLEFLLGAAFEQDADTLVTQGAVQSNHVRQTAAAAAAHGLACEIILEERTGSKATDYVGNGNVLLDRLFGATLRTVPGGTDMVAELEKTAAEVRARGGKPYVIPGGGSNPTGALGYVDCAREIVVQADEMDLEVHRIVTATGSAGTHAGLVAGLAVMGADIPVLGIGVRAPKDKQEANVFKLAEETAALLGQPGRVTREMVVANCDYVGEGYGLVDQGVIDALTLAARLDGIVLDPVYSGKAMKGLIALARAGRFKGETVVFLHTGGAQGLFGYQTEIEGAL, encoded by the coding sequence ATGCATCTCGCCCGTTTCGCCCGCATCCGCCTGGCCCATCTGCCGACGCCGCTGGAGCCGCTGCCCCGGTTGTCGGAAGAGTTGGGTCTGGATCTGTGGATCAAGCGCGACGACTGCACCGGCCTGGCCGGCGGCGGCAACAAGACCCGCAAGCTGGAGTTCCTGCTGGGCGCGGCGTTCGAACAGGACGCCGACACCCTGGTGACGCAAGGAGCGGTGCAGTCGAACCATGTGCGCCAGACGGCGGCGGCGGCCGCCGCCCACGGTCTGGCCTGCGAGATCATTCTGGAAGAGCGGACGGGGTCCAAGGCGACGGACTATGTCGGCAACGGAAACGTGCTGCTGGACCGGCTGTTCGGCGCGACCCTGCGCACCGTGCCGGGCGGTACGGACATGGTCGCCGAGCTGGAGAAGACGGCGGCCGAGGTGCGGGCGCGGGGCGGCAAGCCCTATGTCATTCCCGGCGGCGGATCGAACCCTACGGGGGCGCTGGGCTATGTCGATTGCGCGCGCGAGATCGTGGTCCAGGCCGACGAGATGGATCTGGAGGTCCACCGCATCGTGACGGCGACGGGCAGCGCGGGCACCCATGCGGGCCTGGTCGCCGGGCTGGCGGTTATGGGGGCGGACATTCCCGTGCTGGGCATCGGGGTGCGGGCGCCCAAGGACAAACAGGAGGCGAACGTCTTCAAACTGGCCGAGGAGACGGCCGCCCTGCTGGGCCAGCCCGGTCGGGTCACGCGGGAGATGGTCGTCGCCAACTGCGACTATGTCGGCGAGGGCTATGGCCTGGTCGACCAGGGAGTGATCGACGCCCTGACCCTGGCCGCGCGTCTGGACGGGATCGTGCTGGACCCGGTCTATTCCGGCAAGGCGATGAAGGGGCTGATCGCCCTGGCGCGGGCCGGCCGGTTCAAGGGCGAGACGGTGGTGTTCCTGCACACTGGCGGAGCGCAGGGGCTGTTCGGCTATCAGACCGAGATCGAAGGGGCGCTGTAG
- a CDS encoding sce7726 family protein, whose amino-acid sequence MRDADVRLAVRELLAAEHAGDHDTRIVEEMGVWSGSVRVDIAVINGELVGYELKSDKDTLARLPQQAELYSRLFDRVHLVVGSKHSREARKLVPKWWGVHVATSVGSKVHLYKARDAKLNPKHDPLIVAQTLWRDEALEILTRRSLSSGWKSKTAAQLHGRLCEVLSLDDLRFEVRSALKRRQGWLGQPIDDQLHVAVSA is encoded by the coding sequence ATGCGTGACGCAGATGTTCGTCTAGCTGTTCGTGAGCTGCTCGCAGCGGAGCACGCTGGCGATCATGATACCCGCATCGTCGAGGAGATGGGCGTTTGGTCGGGCTCCGTCCGCGTCGATATAGCGGTCATAAATGGCGAGTTGGTCGGTTATGAACTCAAGAGCGACAAAGACACGCTTGCTCGCCTGCCTCAGCAAGCTGAACTCTATAGCCGACTGTTCGACAGAGTGCATCTTGTGGTCGGCTCAAAGCATTCGCGAGAAGCCCGCAAGCTCGTCCCGAAATGGTGGGGCGTTCACGTAGCTACATCTGTCGGCAGCAAAGTGCATCTTTATAAAGCTCGAGACGCCAAGCTTAACCCGAAACACGACCCACTGATAGTTGCACAGACTCTCTGGCGCGACGAGGCACTGGAAATCTTAACTAGGCGCAGCCTGAGCAGCGGATGGAAGAGCAAGACGGCCGCGCAGTTGCACGGCCGCCTGTGTGAAGTGCTAAGCTTGGATGATCTTCGCTTTGAAGTTCGCAGCGCTCTTAAACGCCGTCAGGGATGGTTAGGGCAGCCTATCGACGACCAACTCCATGTGGCGGTTAGCGCTTAG
- a CDS encoding DUF1206 domain-containing protein, whose protein sequence is MNAAKTLRLPPLATLIEWAARVGYGARGFVYLSAGALTLLAATDRIGDAVGTSGAAGWLAEQPFGKVWLVLLGLGLWAFVGWRVLQAVFDADHEGTDLKGWTTRAGQAVSGLFYGVLASGVFEYLDEFGEATSASSAQAESVAENQEKAAMLLGMPFGEVLLIGAGLVVLGVGVGNIVRAIRDDFDDALACPKAFCGTATALARAGYAARGFAYLPLGVFVVLAGLHARSGEVTTTAAALDALEAQPGGSWILGLTAAGLMAFGAFAFVEARWRRIRPPRDLSLG, encoded by the coding sequence ATGAACGCCGCCAAGACGCTTCGCCTGCCGCCGCTGGCGACCCTGATCGAATGGGCGGCGCGGGTCGGCTATGGGGCGCGAGGCTTCGTTTACCTGTCGGCTGGGGCGCTGACCCTGCTGGCGGCGACGGACCGGATCGGCGATGCGGTGGGGACCAGCGGGGCGGCGGGCTGGCTGGCCGAGCAGCCGTTCGGCAAGGTCTGGCTGGTGCTGCTGGGACTGGGTCTGTGGGCCTTCGTCGGCTGGCGGGTGTTGCAGGCGGTGTTCGACGCGGATCACGAAGGGACGGATCTGAAGGGCTGGACGACGCGGGCGGGTCAGGCGGTCAGCGGCCTGTTCTACGGCGTGCTGGCGTCGGGGGTGTTCGAATATCTGGACGAGTTCGGCGAGGCGACCAGCGCATCCTCCGCCCAAGCCGAGAGCGTGGCCGAGAACCAGGAGAAGGCGGCCATGCTGCTGGGGATGCCGTTCGGCGAGGTGTTGCTGATCGGGGCGGGGCTGGTGGTGCTGGGCGTCGGCGTCGGCAATATCGTCAGGGCCATCCGCGACGACTTCGACGACGCCCTGGCCTGCCCCAAGGCCTTCTGCGGCACGGCGACGGCGCTGGCGCGGGCGGGCTATGCGGCGCGCGGGTTCGCCTATCTGCCGCTGGGCGTATTCGTGGTTCTGGCAGGGCTGCACGCACGCTCGGGCGAGGTGACGACGACGGCGGCGGCGCTGGACGCGCTGGAGGCCCAGCCGGGCGGATCGTGGATCCTGGGGCTGACGGCGGCGGGGCTGATGGCCTTCGGCGCATTCGCCTTCGTGGAGGCGCGCTGGCGGCGGATCCGCCCGCCGAGGGATTTGAGCCTGGGCTAG
- a CDS encoding DsbA family oxidoreductase: MNAPLKTLKIDFVSDVVCPWCVVGLRGLDTALDTLKDEGIAADIAFQPFELNPQIAPEGENIVEHIGRKYGASPEQSAANRAMIRERAGEVGFDMRMTDDSRIWNTFDAHRLLHWAHETAPDRQKALKQALFTAHFTENRNLTDAGVLTTAAEKAGLDRAEAGEVLASGRYAQAVRQAEDLWRARGITSVPAVVVEGKYLISGGQPASVFEEALRKIASEV, encoded by the coding sequence ATGAACGCTCCGCTCAAGACCCTGAAGATCGACTTCGTCTCCGACGTCGTCTGCCCCTGGTGCGTGGTGGGGCTGCGCGGGCTCGACACGGCCCTGGACACGTTGAAGGACGAAGGAATCGCCGCCGACATCGCCTTTCAGCCGTTCGAGCTGAACCCCCAGATCGCGCCCGAGGGCGAGAACATCGTCGAACACATCGGCCGCAAATACGGCGCGAGCCCTGAGCAGTCCGCCGCCAACCGCGCCATGATCCGCGAGCGGGCGGGCGAGGTGGGCTTCGACATGCGCATGACCGACGACAGCCGCATCTGGAACACCTTCGACGCCCACCGGCTGCTGCACTGGGCGCATGAGACGGCGCCAGACAGGCAGAAGGCCCTGAAACAGGCCCTGTTCACCGCCCACTTCACCGAGAACCGCAACCTGACCGACGCCGGGGTCCTGACCACCGCCGCCGAAAAGGCCGGGCTGGACCGGGCCGAGGCGGGCGAGGTCCTGGCCTCGGGCCGCTACGCCCAGGCCGTGCGCCAGGCCGAAGACCTGTGGCGCGCGCGCGGCATCACCTCGGTCCCGGCTGTGGTGGTCGAGGGCAAATATCTGATCTCGGGCGGCCAGCCGGCCTCGGTTTTTGAAGAGGCCCTGCGCAAGATCGCGTCGGAGGTCTAG
- a CDS encoding beta family protein, with product MVYRYVPLIRSKAGEATALANLQPATKARVFPVIHLTSTVAAQFANRLIAGWAGHPIAIDGLFNFSENGSATDMVNLITELRNGGVPAQPSFEINAPAAYVTAVLPQAAAFGSVVKVRLGDLPSLLGWCAANGLSATDTDVILCAGHLPALGAGVIDPVVTHALQNFPGAGTWRSVTLASSAAPKDHTGLVIGPNILPRMDWQLWQNVHAAAPFQVDFGDHGIGHPDMTEPPGVAMARATVSARYTRDNDWLVIKGRPTSGATGQPMRVQYRAHANTFLTSPGFGGLPACWGDTRVGLFATSTTSSGSRTSWVELSANRHMELVVDRLP from the coding sequence TTGGTATACCGATACGTCCCACTGATACGCAGTAAAGCTGGTGAAGCCACTGCGCTCGCTAACTTGCAGCCAGCTACGAAGGCACGAGTTTTTCCTGTCATTCATCTAACCAGCACAGTAGCCGCGCAGTTCGCTAACCGCCTGATAGCCGGCTGGGCCGGTCATCCGATCGCTATCGATGGGCTCTTTAACTTCAGCGAAAACGGATCAGCCACAGACATGGTTAATCTGATCACAGAACTCCGCAATGGGGGCGTTCCGGCGCAGCCATCGTTTGAGATAAATGCTCCTGCGGCCTATGTGACAGCGGTGCTGCCGCAGGCTGCAGCATTTGGATCTGTAGTGAAAGTTCGTTTGGGGGATTTGCCCTCACTGCTCGGTTGGTGCGCCGCCAACGGACTATCTGCTACGGATACAGACGTCATACTGTGCGCTGGTCACTTGCCTGCTCTTGGAGCGGGGGTGATAGACCCTGTCGTAACTCACGCCCTTCAAAACTTTCCCGGAGCAGGCACATGGAGGTCAGTAACGCTGGCATCATCAGCTGCTCCGAAGGACCACACCGGCCTCGTCATCGGCCCCAACATTCTGCCGCGAATGGATTGGCAGTTGTGGCAGAATGTCCACGCGGCGGCTCCTTTCCAAGTGGATTTCGGCGACCACGGTATTGGACATCCCGATATGACTGAACCACCTGGCGTCGCTATGGCGCGTGCCACGGTCAGTGCTCGCTACACGCGAGACAACGATTGGCTGGTGATTAAAGGACGCCCAACGTCTGGTGCTACGGGCCAACCTATGCGCGTACAGTATCGTGCTCACGCTAACACGTTCCTGACCTCACCGGGATTTGGAGGACTGCCAGCGTGTTGGGGAGATACGCGAGTTGGGCTCTTTGCAACTTCGACAACCAGTTCCGGAAGTCGGACATCGTGGGTGGAGCTAAGCGCTAACCGCCACATGGAGTTGGTCGTCGATAGGCTGCCCTAA
- the chrA gene encoding chromate efflux transporter, producing MREIEPVPPALSWAAVFLRFLRFGLLAFGGPVAQIAMIRRELVDQDRWMSSARFNRLLAVLQVLPGPEAHELCVHMGMRARGRIGGLLAGLGFMLPGLTLMLGIGWAYVALSPVVGLLGGAFLGVQAAVVAVIVRAVCKIGSHILEDRWLWAVAVVGFAATLAGAAFWIALAAGGAAYVLVRAGRVGLAGGVMAMAGVATLAMQGLGDGGPVFAQTAGPAGDVGAAAMFWTGLKAGLLTFGGAYTAIPYVRADTVGRGLIDDGAFLDGIAFAGVIPAPLVIFCTFVGFVVAGWGGALAMTAGVFAPAFAFSMVFYERLEAVVEDRRLHDLLAGVAAAVVGIIAATSVELGWATLQRAPSMAAAVAIFAVALAVAWAWKSRYAMPAVLAAAAVVGWGVMR from the coding sequence GTGCGCGAGATCGAACCTGTCCCGCCCGCGCTGTCTTGGGCGGCGGTGTTTCTGCGGTTCTTGCGGTTCGGGCTGCTGGCGTTTGGCGGGCCGGTGGCGCAGATCGCGATGATCCGGCGCGAGCTGGTCGATCAGGACCGTTGGATGTCCAGCGCGCGGTTCAACCGGCTGCTGGCGGTGTTGCAGGTCCTGCCGGGGCCGGAGGCGCACGAGCTGTGCGTGCATATGGGCATGCGGGCGCGGGGGCGGATCGGCGGCCTGCTGGCGGGCTTGGGGTTCATGCTGCCGGGGCTAACCCTGATGCTGGGGATCGGCTGGGCCTATGTGGCGCTGTCGCCGGTCGTGGGCCTGCTGGGCGGAGCGTTCCTGGGGGTTCAGGCGGCGGTGGTGGCGGTGATCGTGCGCGCCGTCTGCAAGATCGGATCGCATATTCTGGAGGATCGCTGGCTGTGGGCCGTCGCCGTCGTCGGCTTTGCTGCGACCCTTGCGGGAGCGGCGTTCTGGATCGCGCTGGCGGCGGGCGGGGCGGCCTATGTGCTGGTTCGGGCCGGGCGGGTCGGCCTGGCGGGCGGTGTCATGGCCATGGCGGGCGTCGCAACCTTGGCGATGCAAGGGCTGGGGGACGGCGGGCCGGTGTTCGCACAGACGGCGGGGCCGGCGGGCGACGTCGGCGCAGCCGCGATGTTCTGGACGGGGCTGAAGGCAGGGCTGCTGACGTTCGGCGGCGCCTATACCGCCATTCCCTATGTCCGCGCCGATACGGTGGGGCGCGGGCTGATCGACGATGGGGCGTTTCTGGACGGGATCGCCTTTGCGGGAGTGATCCCGGCGCCGCTGGTGATCTTTTGCACCTTCGTCGGCTTCGTCGTCGCGGGCTGGGGCGGGGCGCTGGCGATGACGGCCGGGGTGTTCGCGCCGGCCTTCGCCTTTTCGATGGTCTTCTATGAGCGGCTGGAGGCGGTGGTCGAGGACCGGCGGCTGCACGATCTTCTGGCCGGGGTCGCCGCCGCCGTCGTGGGGATCATCGCTGCGACCAGCGTGGAGCTGGGCTGGGCGACCTTGCAGCGGGCGCCGTCGATGGCGGCGGCCGTGGCGATCTTTGCGGTAGCCCTGGCGGTGGCGTGGGCCTGGAAGAGCCGCTACGCCATGCCGGCAGTTCTGGCCGCCGCGGCGGTCGTGGGATGGGGCGTGATGCGATGA
- a CDS encoding TIGR02587 family membrane protein, with protein MSKRCRRMTAAAPPLDLQRERAYVRDLGRAFAGALVFNIPLLMTMEMWAQGVIMDRWRLLTFIVAGLPLLYGLAYYAGFSKRRGPVNDALDTAVALAVGFITASVLLILFGVVEWDAPPREGLGMVALQAVPGAMGALLARRQLSGDGGGDTDEDQASYFGELFLMAAGALFFALNVAPTEEMILIAYKATPAHILALIAVSILLLHLIVFKAGFAGQEEADHPIKAFLHFTLPGYAIALAVSLFTLFLFGRTDGHAVAGVVQTMVVLGFPAAIGAAAARLLV; from the coding sequence ATGTCCAAGCGTTGCCGCCGCATGACCGCCGCCGCGCCGCCCTTGGATCTGCAACGCGAGCGCGCCTATGTCCGCGATCTGGGCCGCGCCTTCGCCGGCGCCCTGGTGTTCAACATCCCGCTTTTGATGACGATGGAGATGTGGGCGCAGGGCGTGATCATGGACCGCTGGCGGCTGCTGACCTTCATTGTCGCCGGCCTGCCGCTGCTTTACGGCCTGGCCTATTACGCCGGCTTCTCCAAGCGACGCGGGCCGGTCAACGATGCGCTGGACACCGCCGTGGCCCTGGCCGTTGGCTTCATCACCGCCTCGGTGCTGCTGATCCTGTTCGGCGTCGTCGAATGGGACGCGCCGCCGCGCGAGGGTCTGGGCATGGTCGCGCTTCAGGCCGTTCCCGGCGCCATGGGCGCGCTTCTGGCCCGGCGTCAGCTCAGCGGGGATGGCGGAGGCGACACGGATGAGGATCAGGCCTCCTATTTCGGCGAACTGTTCCTGATGGCGGCCGGCGCCCTGTTCTTCGCCCTGAACGTGGCCCCGACCGAAGAGATGATCCTGATCGCCTACAAGGCCACGCCCGCCCACATCCTGGCCCTGATCGCCGTGTCCATCCTCCTGCTGCACCTGATCGTCTTCAAGGCGGGCTTCGCCGGTCAGGAAGAGGCCGATCATCCGATCAAGGCCTTCCTGCATTTCACCCTGCCCGGCTACGCCATCGCCCTGGCCGTCAGCCTGTTCACCCTGTTCCTGTTCGGCCGCACCGACGGTCATGCCGTCGCCGGCGTGGTCCAGACCATGGTCGTCCTGGGCTTCCCCGCCGCCATCGGCGCCGCCGCCGCCCGTCTGTTGGTCTGA
- the thiC gene encoding phosphomethylpyrimidine synthase ThiC produces MRETGTIPTGERAGSRKVYVAGELYPDIRVPFREVAVHPSANEPPVTIYDSSGPYTDPTVAIDIKRGLPHVKSSWQLDRGDIAPVANPREVKPEDNGHASGKNLAPRFDTSNHRVFKGVEGRPVTQYEYAKAGIITPEMEYVAIRENLRREQNSPCIRDGEDFGAAIPDFVTPEFVRQEIARGRAIIPHNINHPEVEPMIIGRNFLVKINANIGNSAVLSSVDDEVDKLVWATRWGADNVMDLSTGRNIHNIRDWIIRNSSVPIGTVPIYQALEKVGGIAEDLTWEVFRDTLIEQAEQGVDYFTIHAGVRLPFVPMTAKRVTGIVSRGGSIMAKWCLAHHKESFLYEHFEDICDIMRAYDVSFSLGDGLRPGSIADANDEAQFAELRTLGELTKIAWAKGCQVMIEGPGHVPMHKIKQNMDEQLKHCHEAPFYTLGPLTTDIAPGYDHITSAIGAAMIGWFGTAMLCYVTPKEHLGLPDRQDVKDGVITYKIAAHAADLAKGHPAARLHDDALSRARFEFRWEDQFNLGLDPETARKYHDATLPKEAHKTAHFCSMCGPKFCSMKISQDIRDAAAAQNDAGASLSEAEAGMAEMSAKFRAGGGVVEVKV; encoded by the coding sequence ATGCGCGAGACTGGGACCATCCCGACCGGCGAACGGGCCGGCAGCCGCAAGGTCTATGTCGCCGGCGAACTCTATCCCGACATCCGCGTCCCCTTCCGCGAGGTCGCCGTCCACCCCAGCGCCAACGAGCCGCCGGTGACCATCTATGACTCATCGGGCCCCTACACCGACCCGACCGTCGCCATCGACATCAAGCGCGGTCTGCCCCACGTCAAATCCAGCTGGCAGCTGGATCGCGGCGACATCGCCCCCGTCGCCAACCCGCGCGAGGTCAAGCCCGAGGACAACGGCCATGCGTCGGGCAAGAACCTGGCCCCGCGCTTCGACACCTCCAACCACCGCGTCTTCAAGGGCGTCGAGGGTCGCCCGGTCACTCAGTACGAATACGCCAAGGCCGGCATCATCACGCCCGAGATGGAATATGTCGCCATCCGCGAGAACCTGCGCCGCGAGCAGAACAGCCCCTGCATCCGCGACGGCGAGGACTTCGGCGCCGCCATTCCCGACTTCGTGACGCCCGAGTTCGTGCGGCAAGAGATCGCGCGCGGTCGCGCCATCATCCCGCACAACATCAACCACCCCGAGGTCGAGCCGATGATCATCGGCCGCAACTTCCTGGTGAAGATCAATGCGAACATCGGCAACTCGGCCGTCCTCTCCTCCGTGGACGACGAGGTCGACAAGCTGGTCTGGGCCACCCGCTGGGGCGCCGACAACGTCATGGACCTGTCGACGGGCCGCAACATCCACAACATCCGCGACTGGATCATCCGCAACAGCTCCGTCCCCATCGGCACCGTCCCCATCTATCAGGCGCTGGAGAAGGTGGGCGGCATAGCCGAGGACCTGACGTGGGAGGTGTTTCGCGACACCCTGATCGAACAGGCCGAACAGGGCGTGGACTATTTCACCATCCACGCGGGCGTCCGTCTGCCCTTCGTGCCGATGACGGCGAAACGGGTGACGGGCATCGTCAGCAGAGGCGGCTCCATCATGGCCAAATGGTGCCTGGCCCACCACAAGGAGAGCTTCCTCTACGAGCATTTCGAGGACATCTGCGACATCATGCGCGCCTATGACGTGTCATTCAGCCTGGGCGACGGCCTGCGCCCCGGCTCCATCGCCGACGCCAATGACGAGGCCCAGTTCGCCGAGCTGCGCACCCTGGGCGAACTGACGAAAATCGCCTGGGCCAAGGGCTGCCAGGTCATGATCGAGGGCCCCGGCCATGTGCCGATGCACAAGATCAAACAGAATATGGACGAGCAGCTGAAGCACTGCCACGAGGCGCCCTTCTATACGCTTGGCCCCCTGACCACCGACATCGCGCCGGGCTATGACCACATCACCTCCGCGATCGGTGCGGCCATGATCGGCTGGTTCGGCACGGCCATGCTCTGCTACGTCACGCCCAAGGAGCACCTGGGCCTGCCCGACCGTCAGGACGTCAAGGACGGCGTCATCACCTACAAGATCGCCGCCCACGCCGCCGACCTGGCCAAGGGCCACCCCGCCGCCCGCCTGCACGACGACGCCCTGTCACGCGCCCGGTTCGAGTTCCGCTGGGAGGATCAGTTCAACCTGGGCCTGGACCCCGAAACCGCCCGCAAATACCACGACGCCACCCTGCCCAAGGAGGCCCACAAGACCGCCCACTTCTGCTCCATGTGCGGCCCCAAGTTCTGCTCGATGAAGATCAGCCAGGACATCCGCGACGCCGCCGCCGCCCAGAACGACGCCGGCGCCTCCCTGTCGGAAGCCGAAGCCGGCATGGCGGAGATGAGCGCGAAGTTTCGGGCCGGCGGCGGGGTGGTGGAGGTGAAGGTGTGA
- a CDS encoding DUF3253 domain-containing protein has translation MDAREATLALLAARAEDATVCPSEVARAVAGEDGAWREAMPDVHAAVDALVDAGAVRLSWKGRPLALRAGPYRIARARGGENGGGG, from the coding sequence ATGGACGCGCGCGAGGCGACGCTGGCGCTGCTGGCCGCCCGGGCCGAGGACGCCACCGTCTGCCCCAGCGAGGTCGCGCGGGCGGTTGCGGGCGAAGACGGCGCCTGGCGCGAGGCGATGCCTGACGTTCACGCTGCGGTGGACGCCCTGGTGGACGCGGGCGCGGTGCGACTGAGCTGGAAGGGGCGGCCGCTGGCGCTGCGCGCGGGGCCCTATCGGATCGCTAGGGCTCGAGGCGGTGAAAACGGGGGCGGCGGGTGA